A region from the Atribacterota bacterium genome encodes:
- a CDS encoding HIT domain-containing protein, translating into MRKHLFIPSKIDYVRGKRPQVNCILCAIVAHDSRVVDSSIFSNDLMTVAVNLYPYNPGHLMIFPNRHIVDFAELFPEEVRDMHHLTVLSIKILQKIYNTQDFNIGYNLGESAGASIQHLHQHIVPRYRNELGFVDIIGGAKIFVEDPAQALIKLKEAFLREENNRETD; encoded by the coding sequence ATGAGGAAGCATCTTTTTATTCCTTCCAAAATTGATTATGTGAGAGGTAAACGTCCTCAGGTCAACTGTATTTTATGTGCTATAGTGGCTCATGACAGCAGGGTGGTTGATTCAAGTATTTTTAGTAATGATTTAATGACAGTAGCTGTAAATCTTTACCCCTATAATCCCGGGCATTTAATGATATTCCCTAATCGGCATATTGTAGATTTTGCAGAATTATTTCCTGAGGAAGTAAGGGACATGCATCACCTAACTGTTCTATCTATAAAGATATTACAGAAAATATATAATACTCAGGATTTCAATATAGGTTATAATCTGGGAGAAAGCGCTGGAGCTAGTATTCAGCATTTACATCAACATATTGTTCCCCGATACAGGAATGAGTTAGGTTTTGTTGATATAATTGGAGGTGCAAAAATTTTTGTAGAAGATCCAGCACAAGCCCTGATAAAATTAAAAGAGGCTTTTTTAAGAGAAGAAAATAATAGAGAAACTGATTAA